A stretch of the Corythoichthys intestinalis isolate RoL2023-P3 chromosome 22, ASM3026506v1, whole genome shotgun sequence genome encodes the following:
- the agr2 gene encoding anterior gradient protein 2 homolog, producing MIKTSLSLLLVLVAASFTFGKYTPKTGKRNPQTLSRGWGDQLIWAQTYEEALYWARSRNKPLMVLFHLEDCPHSQALKKVFAEDNELQKILDEDFVVLNLMYETTDKHLSPDGQYVPRIIFVDPSMTVRADITGRYANRLYAYEPTDLKLLISNMQKAKKLLKSEL from the exons ATGATTAAAACGTCACTGTCACTACTTTTGGTGCTCGTGGCCGCGTCTTTTACATTTGGCAAATACACCCCAAAGACGGGCAAGAGGAATCCTCAGACTCTGTCCAGAG GATGGGGTGATCAGCTGATCTGGGCTCAGACATATGAGGAAGCACTTTACTGGGCGAGGTCAAG GAACAAGCCTTTGATGGTCCTCTTTCACCTGGAGGACTGTCCTCACTCCCAAG CGCTGAAGAAAGTGTTCGCAGAGGACAatgagcttcaaaaaatccttgaTGAGGACTTTGTTGTACTCAACTTGATG TATGAAACCACAGACAAACATCTCTCCCCAGATGGACAGTATGTTCCCAGAATCATTTTTGTTG ACCCCTCAATGACGGTGAGAGCTGACATCACCGGTCGCTATGCTAACCGCTTGTATGCCTACGAGCCAACTGACCTCAAACTCT TGATCAGCAACATGCAGAAGGCCAAGAAACTCCTCAAGTCGGAGCTTTGA